A genomic region of Castor canadensis chromosome 16, mCasCan1.hap1v2, whole genome shotgun sequence contains the following coding sequences:
- the Pafah1b3 gene encoding platelet-activating factor acetylhydrolase IB subunit alpha1, with product MSGEENPASKPTPVQDVHGDGRWMSLHHRFVADSKDKEPEVVFIGDSLVQLMHQCEIWRELFSPLHALNFGIGGDSTQHVLWRLENGELEHIRPKIVVVWVGTNNHGHTAEQVTGGIKAIVQLVNQRQPQARVVVLGLLPRGQHPNPLREKNQQVNELVRAALAGHPRAHFLDADPGFVHSDGTISHHDMYDYLHLSRLGYTPVCRALHSLLLRLLAQDQGQVVPLLEPTP from the exons ATGAGCGGCGAGGAGAATCCAGCCAGCAAACCCACGCCGGTGCAGGACGTGCATGGCGACGGGCGCTGGATGTCCCTG CACCATCGGTTCGTGGCGGACAGCAAAGACAAGGAGCCCGAAGTCGTCTTCATCGGGGACTCCTTGGTCCAGCTAATGCATCAGTGCGAG ATCTGGCGGGAGCTCTTCTCTCCTTTGCATGCACTTAACTTTGGCATTGGTGGTGACAGCACACAGCATGTACTGTGGCGTCTGGAGAATGGGGAACTGGAACACATTCGGCCCAAG ATTGTAGTGGTCTGGGTGGGCACCAACAACCACGGGCACACAGCAGAGCAGGTGACTGGCGGCATCAAGGCCATTGTGCAACTGGTGAACCAGCGGCAGCCCCAGGCCCGGGTCGTGGTGCTG GGCCTGCTTCCAAGGGGCCAGCACCCCAACCCACTTCGAGAGAAGAATCAACAAGTGAACGAGCTGGTACGGGCAGCATTGGCTGGCCACCCACGGGCCCACTTCTTGGATGCTGACCCTGGCTTTGTGCACTCTGACGGCACCATAAGCCATCATGACATGTATGATTATCTCCATCTGAGCCGCCTGGGCTACACACCTGTCTGCCGGGCCCTGCACTCCCTGCTCTTGCGCCTTTTGGCCCAAGACCAGGGTCAGGTAGTCCCTCTGCTGGAACCCACACCCTAG
- the Prr19 gene encoding proline-rich protein 19, with protein sequence MDPRRPTSQPFQQSEKPGRVHRRKTRRERNKALVGSHRPLARQDPPQSSRDPPVALQDPVVPKLVVITQGRLSREHRGLFNHEVKSLDVARLLNGGTLEPGTPLLPNKPSSGSGRIQEPASQTRDKENQVPGCLGPGPPNSPELPDLGQLLGELQCQLILPQAFPRRNLVQEARDAIVGTLQACHGSVPDLALVLRGCQAPLPGTKPGDPERGRMTPSWINGPEQASREGRQRTRHGKKELAFTMSHTSSTPTAHRVSLPLPRGPWPPSLPLLSSPSGAALGPPTAFDLLKSIWLIATPPPPRPWDVGPPQPLPQPSPLFPQTSALDWSPSPPAPLPSLSWMVAQSSPEAWSFPPMRLY encoded by the exons ATGGACCCCCGGAGGCCAACCTCTCAGCCTTTCCAGCAGTCTGAGAAACCTGGCCGTGTCCATCGTCGGAAGACCAGGCGAGAGCGGAATAAGGCCCTTGTGGGCAGCCATCGGCCATTGGCCCGTCAGGATCCTCCTCAGTCCAGCCGGGATCCACCTGTGGCCCTCCAGGATCCTGTGGTCCCCAAACTTGTAGTCATAACCCAGGGCCGGCTGAGTCGGGAGCATCGGGGTCTCTTCAACCATGAGGTGAAATCCCTGGACGTGGCCAGGCTGCTTAATGGTGGCACCCTGGAACCAGGCACCCCCTTGCTCCCCAATAAGCCTTCCTCCGGCTCAGGCAGGATCCAAGAACCAGCCTCACAGACAAGGGACAAGGAGAACCAGGTGCCTGGATGCTTGGGCCCAGGCCCACCTAATTCCCCAGAACTCCCTGACTTGGGACAGCTACTGGGGGAACTTCAGTGTCAGCTGATTCTGCCACAGGCCTTCCCCAGGAGGAACCTGGTACAGGAGGCCAGGGATGCCATCGTGGGAACCTTACAGGCCTGCCATGGCTCTGTGCCTGACCTTGCCCTAGTACTGCGAGGTTGCCAGGCACCCTTGCCAG GGACCAAGCCTGGGGACCCTGAGAGAGGAAGGATGACACCCTCCTGGATCAATGGCCCTGAGCAGGCCTCAAGAGAGGGGAGGCAGAGGACCCGACATGGGAAAAAGGAGCTTGCCTTTACCATGTCTCATACTTCCAGCACCCCCACTGCGCACAGGGTGAGCCTGCCGCTGCCTAGAGGTCCCTGGCCACCCTCCTTGCCCTTGTTGTCTTCGCCATCTGGGGCAGCTTTGGGTCCCCCCACAGCCTTTGACCTGCTGAAAAGCATCTGGCTTATtgccacaccaccccctccccgGCCCTGGGATGTTGGCCCACCTCAGCCCCTACCTCAGCCATCACCCTTGTTTCCCCAAACATCTGCACTGGACTGGAGCCCCAGCCCCCCTGCCCCACTGCCCAGCCTCTCCTGGATGGTGGCTCAGAGCAGTCCAGAAGCTTGGTCCTTTCCCCCCATGAGACTGTACTGA